A window of Paenibacillus polygoni contains these coding sequences:
- a CDS encoding thymidine kinase, which yields MSKGRITVITGPMFSEKSGELIRRCQKLMKYGRQKVVAYKPVEDDRFEIDEIVSRIGYKLPAIPIPKQLTPQIVEKILEQTKDADVVAFDEVQFFSREIMDIAEELAYCGKHVIVDGLNMDYRGKEFGYVGGLLAMSDDIEKLSAFCAVCGSPDAAFTQRIVNGEPVTLGPVVMIGDSEAYEPRCRNCFVPPHKVKCDEGN from the coding sequence GTGTCAAAAGGTCGTATTACTGTTATTACCGGACCCATGTTCAGTGAAAAATCAGGGGAACTGATCAGACGCTGTCAAAAACTAATGAAATATGGACGCCAGAAGGTCGTTGCCTATAAACCTGTTGAAGATGACCGATTTGAAATCGACGAAATCGTAAGTCGGATCGGATACAAATTACCTGCAATCCCGATTCCAAAACAACTTACTCCGCAAATCGTTGAAAAAATACTAGAACAAACCAAAGATGCAGATGTGGTTGCTTTCGATGAGGTACAGTTCTTTAGCAGAGAAATCATGGATATTGCCGAAGAACTCGCTTATTGCGGAAAACACGTCATCGTGGATGGTTTAAATATGGATTATCGCGGTAAAGAATTCGGATATGTTGGCGGATTACTCGCCATGTCCGATGATATTGAAAAACTATCAGCCTTCTGCGCCGTATGTGGAAGCCCTGATGCAGCATTTACCCAACGTATCGTTAATGGCGAGCCGGTCACCCTTGGTCCTGTCGTCATGATCGGAGATTCCGAAGCATACGAACCGAGATGCCGCAATTGTTTTGTCCCGCCTCATAAAGTGAAATGTGATGAAGGAAATTAA
- the spo0A gene encoding sporulation transcription factor Spo0A, with amino-acid sequence MQNIEILLADDNREFTNLLAEYISNQEDMEVTGIAYNGEEVLQIIQEAKSVPDVLILDIIMPHLDGLGVLERLREMNLSPQPKVIMLTAFGQENITQRAVQLGASYYILKPFDMEVLANRVRQLFGAQAIASNGSQMISSSQKSNVVPIGKSRNLDASITSIIHEIGVPAHIKGYQYLREAITMVYNNIEILGAITKTLYPAIAEKFKTTPSRVERAIRHAIEVAWTRGNIDSISHLFGYTINISKSKPTNSEFIAMVADKLRIENKVS; translated from the coding sequence TTGCAAAATATTGAAATATTATTGGCTGATGATAACCGGGAGTTTACTAATTTACTAGCTGAATATATATCTAATCAAGAGGACATGGAAGTAACGGGCATCGCGTATAACGGTGAGGAGGTACTTCAGATCATTCAAGAAGCAAAGTCTGTACCTGATGTATTAATCCTTGATATTATTATGCCTCATCTCGATGGTCTAGGAGTGCTTGAACGCTTGCGCGAAATGAATTTATCTCCGCAGCCTAAGGTAATCATGCTTACTGCTTTTGGGCAAGAGAACATTACTCAGCGTGCTGTACAATTAGGAGCTTCTTATTATATTTTGAAGCCCTTTGATATGGAAGTCCTTGCAAATCGAGTAAGGCAGCTATTTGGTGCTCAAGCAATCGCAAGTAATGGTTCACAAATGATATCCTCCTCCCAAAAATCAAATGTTGTTCCTATCGGAAAATCAAGAAATTTGGATGCGAGTATTACTTCCATTATTCATGAAATTGGTGTGCCTGCTCATATTAAGGGATATCAATATTTGCGGGAAGCAATCACTATGGTATATAACAATATCGAAATCCTCGGAGCGATTACCAAAACATTATATCCAGCAATCGCTGAGAAATTCAAAACAACGCCTTCCAGAGTTGAACGTGCGATTCGCCATGCGATTGAAGTGGCTTGGACACGGGGGAACATCGACTCAATCAGTCATTTGTTTGGTTATACGATTAACATCAGTAAATCCAAACCGACGAACAGTGAATTTATTGCGATGGTAGCTGACAAACTTAGAATTGAGAATAAAGTATCTTAA
- the ahrC gene encoding transcriptional regulator AhrC/ArgR, which yields MKGQRHIKIREIISQNDIETQDELVEALRKSGYQVTQATVSRDIKELLLIKVPTEDGRYKYSLPTDQRYNPGQKLKRALVDNFLSIDHTTNLVVMKFLPGTANSVAALLDNIEWPEIMGTISGDDTILVICRTEENSKSFINQIMGYIS from the coding sequence ATGAAAGGGCAACGACATATAAAAATTCGTGAAATTATCAGTCAAAATGATATAGAAACACAGGATGAACTGGTGGAGGCACTGCGTAAGTCTGGATATCAAGTAACCCAAGCTACGGTCTCAAGAGATATTAAGGAGCTTCTTCTTATCAAGGTACCTACAGAAGATGGCAGGTATAAATACTCTTTACCAACAGATCAAAGATATAATCCGGGACAAAAATTAAAACGCGCTTTAGTTGATAACTTCCTCAGTATCGATCACACGACGAATCTTGTGGTTATGAAGTTCCTTCCCGGTACAGCAAATTCCGTAGCAGCGCTTCTTGATAACATTGAATGGCCGGAAATCATGGGAACCATCAGCGGAGATGATACCATTCTTGTGATTTGCCGAACAGAAGAAAACAGTAAGTCATTTATTAATCAAATCATGGGATATATTTCGTAA
- a CDS encoding DUF2627 domain-containing protein, which translates to MKLMLSRFLAIVILVIPGLGAMKGFLMIKDSLFHYYAAHGDDLVTVPRFEWLHFSLGVLLFAACMAFLGGWILFRDRKRNYVGPRFKQKQDMDT; encoded by the coding sequence ATGAAGCTTATGCTTTCCCGCTTTCTTGCCATTGTCATTCTCGTTATTCCTGGTCTTGGAGCCATGAAAGGTTTTTTAATGATCAAAGATTCGTTGTTTCATTACTATGCTGCTCATGGTGATGACCTTGTAACCGTCCCGCGCTTTGAATGGCTTCACTTTAGCTTAGGCGTTCTTCTATTTGCCGCGTGCATGGCTTTCCTTGGCGGCTGGATTCTTTTTCGTGATCGAAAACGTAATTATGTCGGACCTCGTTTCAAACAGAAACAAGATATGGATACATAG
- a CDS encoding TlyA family RNA methyltransferase: MSVPKERIDILLVEQGFYASREKAKAAIMAGLVLADEERIEKPGMKVPRESVIKVKGAVHPYVGRGGLKLEKAIKHFHLNMEGRTMLDIGSSTGGFTDCALQHGAAHVYAIDVGYNQLDWSLRNDPRVTVMERTNFRYVTPEDLTGPVPDVASIDVSFISLKIILPPLVNLLKQPADIAALIKPQFEAGREKVPKTGVIREPKVHAEVLHSIIAYGKELGLELQDLTFSPITGGEGNIEFLAHWRLNPPEMRTESSMDTDALIQSTVKQASNTFT, translated from the coding sequence ATGTCAGTCCCTAAAGAACGAATTGATATATTATTAGTAGAACAAGGTTTTTATGCAAGCCGTGAAAAAGCAAAAGCCGCGATTATGGCCGGGCTTGTTCTGGCTGATGAAGAGCGGATTGAGAAACCAGGAATGAAAGTTCCAAGGGAGTCCGTCATAAAGGTAAAAGGTGCAGTTCATCCTTATGTGGGTCGCGGAGGTTTGAAGCTGGAAAAAGCAATCAAACATTTCCATCTGAACATGGAAGGAAGAACAATGCTCGATATTGGTTCGTCCACTGGGGGATTCACCGATTGTGCATTGCAGCATGGCGCTGCTCATGTGTATGCAATTGATGTAGGTTATAATCAGCTGGATTGGTCATTACGTAATGATCCCCGGGTAACGGTCATGGAAAGAACCAATTTCAGATATGTAACTCCTGAAGATCTCACAGGCCCCGTACCGGATGTGGCGAGTATTGATGTATCTTTTATATCTTTAAAAATCATTCTTCCTCCGCTTGTGAACCTGCTTAAACAACCAGCGGATATTGCTGCATTGATCAAGCCCCAGTTTGAGGCTGGTCGTGAGAAGGTTCCTAAAACGGGTGTTATACGAGAGCCTAAAGTGCATGCAGAAGTGCTGCATTCCATTATCGCCTATGGGAAGGAACTTGGCCTTGAACTCCAGGATCTCACCTTCTCTCCAATAACAGGAGGCGAAGGGAATATTGAGTTTCTTGCTCACTGGAGATTAAATCCTCCTGAGATGAGGACAGAATCATCCATGGATACAGATGCTTTGATACAGTCTACGGTGAAACAAGCATCGAATACGTTTACCTGA
- the recN gene encoding DNA repair protein RecN, with protein sequence MLSTLSIRNLAVVEAVDVHFHAGFHVLTGETGAGKSIIIDALGLIAGGRGSADLIRYGCDKAEMEAMFELPGSHPVWQTLSGLGIQARSDEHLIIRRELISTGKSVSRINGQLVNLTMLREVGEQLINIHGQHEHQSLLRAEKHLGLLDTYGESIIGPIKLKYTEQYKAFVKVEKEVRQLQESSQKAYQLLDMYRFQLEEISAAKLVPGEDELLHEEKVKLSHSEKMMDSVAGAYDILQGSQGLEAVSYAISKLEDISGYDQKGIKPILDQLQSAFYQLEDAAFQLRGYRDDIEFNPARLGEVEERLNMITGLKRKYGDNVETILEYYAQIERETDQLENKDERMEKLLAERDRYLAELLITAEKMSMARKKCAEELSEKVERELKDLQMERTSMKAQISVVEDPRGFEWNGQRIRITKQGIDSVEFLISANPGEPLRPLGKIASGGEMSRIMLALKSIFARHDQIPVLIFDEVDTGVSGRAAQSIAEKLFLLSSTCQVFSITHLPQVACMADHQYLIEKKVHQERTMTQVDELSEEGRIMELARMLGGVEITEKTRHHAQEMLKLAEAKKGAEVLTEQ encoded by the coding sequence GTGCTTTCTACACTATCTATTCGAAATTTAGCAGTTGTTGAAGCGGTGGATGTCCATTTCCATGCGGGGTTTCACGTACTTACCGGGGAAACGGGCGCAGGTAAATCGATTATTATAGATGCACTTGGTCTTATTGCGGGAGGCAGAGGTTCAGCTGATCTCATACGATATGGCTGTGACAAAGCAGAGATGGAAGCCATGTTTGAACTTCCAGGCTCTCATCCCGTATGGCAGACCTTATCAGGGCTCGGTATTCAGGCAAGATCAGACGAACATTTAATTATACGCCGTGAACTCATTTCAACGGGCAAAAGTGTATCTCGTATTAATGGACAACTCGTTAACTTGACCATGTTACGTGAGGTTGGAGAACAGCTCATTAATATCCACGGACAACATGAACATCAAAGTTTATTGCGGGCAGAGAAGCACTTAGGTCTGCTCGATACATATGGAGAAAGTATCATTGGTCCGATAAAGCTGAAATATACAGAGCAGTATAAAGCATTCGTAAAAGTAGAAAAAGAAGTTCGTCAGCTTCAGGAGTCAAGTCAAAAAGCATATCAATTACTTGATATGTATCGGTTCCAGTTAGAAGAAATCTCAGCCGCCAAACTCGTACCAGGCGAAGATGAATTACTGCATGAAGAAAAGGTCAAACTATCCCATAGCGAAAAAATGATGGACTCGGTTGCAGGTGCTTACGATATTCTCCAAGGCTCTCAGGGGCTTGAGGCAGTTAGTTACGCAATCTCAAAGCTTGAAGATATAAGCGGTTATGATCAAAAAGGAATTAAGCCTATATTAGACCAGCTTCAGTCTGCTTTTTACCAATTGGAAGATGCTGCGTTTCAGCTTCGCGGATATCGTGATGATATCGAATTTAACCCGGCAAGACTTGGAGAAGTGGAAGAACGACTCAATATGATTACGGGTCTAAAGCGTAAATACGGGGATAACGTAGAAACCATTCTCGAGTATTATGCCCAAATTGAGCGGGAAACAGATCAGCTTGAGAATAAAGATGAGCGCATGGAAAAATTACTTGCCGAACGTGATCGTTACTTGGCAGAATTACTGATTACAGCAGAGAAAATGAGCATGGCTCGCAAGAAATGTGCAGAAGAGTTATCCGAAAAAGTGGAACGAGAACTAAAGGATTTACAGATGGAACGAACATCCATGAAGGCTCAGATTTCTGTCGTAGAGGACCCTCGCGGATTCGAATGGAATGGTCAGCGGATCCGGATTACAAAACAAGGAATTGACAGTGTGGAATTTCTAATATCGGCAAACCCAGGTGAACCCCTAAGACCCCTAGGCAAGATTGCTTCGGGTGGGGAGATGTCGCGGATTATGCTTGCCCTTAAGAGTATTTTCGCAAGACACGATCAGATCCCTGTACTGATCTTTGACGAAGTAGATACCGGAGTAAGCGGAAGAGCAGCTCAGTCCATTGCAGAAAAATTGTTCCTTCTTTCTTCCACTTGTCAGGTCTTCTCTATTACACATTTGCCACAAGTGGCTTGTATGGCCGATCATCAATATCTAATTGAGAAAAAAGTGCATCAGGAACGGACGATGACACAGGTCGATGAACTATCTGAAGAAGGACGAATCATGGAACTCGCAAGGATGCTTGGCGGTGTTGAAATTACAGAAAAAACAAGACACCATGCACAGGAAATGCTTAAACTTGCGGAAGCCAAAAAAGGGGCTGAAGTACTTACGGAGCAATGA
- the lpdA gene encoding dihydrolipoyl dehydrogenase, whose translation MAIECDVAILGGGTGGYVAAIRAAQLGKSVVIVEKDKLGGTCLHRGCIPSKALLRSAEVYADIKDSASYGIETSGATLVFPKVQERKEAIVKQLHQGVEYLMRKNKITVLHGKGRVIGPSIFSPKSGALAVELDNGEMENVVPANLIIATGTRPRTLPGLEPEGDKIMTSDEALRMDDLPDSIIIVGGGVIGVEWASMLSDFNVKVTLVEAADHILPQEDQEIAAEMKRLLVKRGVEVRTGSQVMTNTYTDHGDSISIDIQSSAGNETLSASKILISVGRIANVENIGIENTDIKLSNGFIEVNKQLQTAVPHIYAIGDCIGGLQLAHVASHEGIRAVHHMSGETVHATPDQFIPRAIYSRPEAASVGYTEKQARDLGYKVKIGKFPFQAIGKALVHGHQEGFVKVIADENTNDILGVHMIGTHVTDLISEAALAQLLDATPWEIGQLVHPHPSLSEIMGEAMLAVDGNAIGM comes from the coding sequence ATGGCAATAGAATGTGATGTGGCAATCTTGGGCGGGGGAACAGGTGGCTATGTGGCTGCGATCCGAGCTGCTCAATTAGGTAAATCTGTCGTTATTGTAGAAAAAGATAAACTAGGCGGAACGTGTCTTCACCGGGGGTGCATTCCAAGCAAGGCACTACTTCGAAGTGCAGAAGTATATGCAGATATTAAAGATAGCGCAAGTTATGGTATTGAAACCTCGGGGGCAACTTTAGTATTCCCTAAAGTTCAAGAAAGAAAAGAAGCCATCGTGAAGCAGCTCCATCAGGGTGTCGAGTATCTCATGCGTAAAAATAAGATAACTGTTTTGCATGGAAAAGGCAGAGTCATTGGTCCTTCGATTTTTTCTCCAAAAAGCGGTGCTCTTGCCGTTGAACTTGATAATGGAGAGATGGAAAATGTGGTACCCGCAAATCTAATTATTGCTACGGGAACTCGTCCTAGAACGCTGCCAGGACTTGAACCTGAGGGCGATAAGATTATGACAAGCGACGAGGCTCTTCGAATGGACGACCTGCCGGATTCCATCATTATCGTTGGCGGCGGAGTTATTGGAGTAGAATGGGCATCGATGCTATCTGATTTCAATGTAAAAGTGACGCTTGTTGAGGCAGCAGATCACATTCTCCCCCAAGAAGATCAAGAGATTGCAGCGGAAATGAAACGACTGCTTGTCAAACGAGGAGTAGAGGTAAGAACAGGTTCCCAGGTCATGACGAATACATACACAGACCATGGTGATTCCATTTCGATTGATATACAGTCGAGTGCGGGAAACGAAACTTTATCAGCTTCAAAAATATTAATCTCGGTTGGACGAATAGCAAATGTCGAGAATATTGGGATTGAGAACACGGATATCAAATTATCTAATGGATTCATTGAGGTGAATAAACAGTTACAGACGGCTGTTCCTCATATTTATGCGATCGGCGACTGTATCGGAGGCCTCCAGCTTGCTCATGTTGCTTCCCACGAAGGAATTCGTGCCGTACATCATATGTCAGGTGAAACGGTGCATGCGACTCCGGATCAATTTATTCCAAGAGCCATCTATTCTAGACCTGAGGCAGCGAGTGTTGGATATACAGAAAAACAAGCTAGAGATCTTGGTTACAAGGTCAAGATTGGGAAGTTTCCTTTTCAGGCGATTGGCAAAGCTTTGGTACACGGACATCAAGAAGGCTTTGTTAAAGTAATTGCCGATGAGAACACCAATGATATTTTGGGAGTTCATATGATTGGAACTCATGTTACAGATCTAATCAGTGAAGCGGCGCTTGCTCAGCTATTAGATGCAACCCCTTGGGAAATAGGACAGCTTGTGCATCCACATCCTTCTTTATCGGAGATTATGGGTGAAGCAATGCTTGCCGTAGACGGTAATGCAATCGGAATGTAA
- the dxs gene encoding 1-deoxy-D-xylulose-5-phosphate synthase, translating into MLLPQIKEPNDLKSLSVDELVSLSEEIRQFLIEKLSYTGGHLAPNLGVVELTVALHYCYNSPKDKMIYDVGHQSYVHKVLTGRMDRFDTLRKYKGMSGFVKRNESEHDVWEAGHSSTSLSAAMGMAYARDLKGEDNKVIAIIGDGALTGGMAFEALNHIGHEQKKMMVILNDNEMSIAPNVGAMHNYLSKIRSDRHYLKAKDEVEYLLNKIPAIGGRLAKSAGWLKDSFKYMMVPGVLFEELGFTYLGPVDGHDLPKLIETFKQADNVNGPVLVHAVTTKGKGYKPAEADSVKWHGISPYKIESGQVLKSVGNPMYTDIFGQTLIELAKQDERIVAVTPAMPGGSGLIPFSKEFPDRMVDVGIAEQHAATMCASLAMEGLKPVFAVYSTFMQRAYDQIVHDICRHNANVMFAIDRAGFVGPDGETHQGVYDVAFMRHIPNIVIMMPKDENELRHMMKTALEYNDGPIAYRYPRLNVVGVPMDQELKTIPIGSWETVRQGEKYSIISAGPMIQVAEEAAEMLKRDGMQVSVINARFFKPLDHELLMELAQNDTKMIVLEEACEAGSLGSSILEFFSEKGMYEAKVHLMGIPDLFVEHGSVKEQREEVGLTAESVCEEMRKLKLQYAYDLPKTSLPS; encoded by the coding sequence GTGCTGCTTCCACAAATTAAGGAACCTAACGATCTGAAATCATTGTCTGTGGATGAACTAGTCTCTCTATCAGAAGAAATACGTCAATTTCTCATTGAGAAGCTATCGTACACAGGGGGGCATCTGGCGCCGAATTTGGGAGTGGTAGAGCTCACGGTTGCCCTGCATTACTGCTATAACAGTCCAAAAGATAAAATGATATATGATGTTGGTCATCAGTCCTATGTTCATAAGGTACTTACAGGCCGTATGGATCGTTTTGATACGCTTCGCAAATATAAGGGAATGTCCGGATTTGTGAAACGAAATGAAAGTGAGCATGACGTCTGGGAAGCCGGTCACAGCAGTACTTCGTTGTCAGCTGCCATGGGAATGGCATATGCGAGAGACCTAAAAGGCGAAGACAATAAAGTGATTGCGATTATTGGTGACGGAGCACTAACCGGCGGTATGGCTTTTGAAGCGCTGAATCACATTGGTCATGAACAGAAGAAAATGATGGTTATTCTCAATGATAATGAAATGTCTATAGCACCTAATGTCGGGGCTATGCATAATTATTTGAGTAAAATTCGCTCAGATCGCCATTATTTGAAAGCTAAAGATGAAGTTGAATATCTTCTGAATAAAATTCCTGCCATTGGCGGCAGATTAGCTAAATCGGCTGGATGGCTCAAAGACAGTTTTAAATATATGATGGTACCCGGTGTTCTCTTTGAAGAACTTGGTTTTACTTATCTTGGACCTGTGGATGGTCATGATCTGCCGAAACTTATAGAGACATTCAAACAAGCGGATAATGTAAATGGACCGGTTCTCGTCCATGCAGTAACCACCAAAGGTAAAGGTTATAAACCGGCGGAAGCCGATTCTGTAAAATGGCATGGTATTTCCCCATATAAGATTGAATCAGGACAAGTACTGAAATCAGTGGGAAATCCGATGTATACGGATATTTTTGGTCAAACTTTAATTGAACTTGCAAAACAGGATGAACGAATTGTTGCTGTCACTCCTGCCATGCCGGGCGGTTCAGGTCTCATTCCATTTAGTAAAGAGTTCCCTGACCGGATGGTCGATGTAGGAATTGCAGAACAACATGCGGCAACGATGTGTGCATCGCTTGCAATGGAAGGCCTGAAACCTGTATTTGCTGTGTATTCAACCTTTATGCAAAGAGCATATGATCAAATCGTACATGATATTTGCCGGCATAATGCGAACGTCATGTTTGCTATTGACCGTGCCGGTTTTGTAGGCCCAGATGGAGAGACGCACCAAGGTGTATATGATGTGGCGTTTATGCGTCATATACCGAATATTGTAATCATGATGCCTAAGGATGAGAATGAGCTCAGACATATGATGAAGACGGCTCTCGAATATAATGACGGACCGATTGCTTACCGTTATCCTAGACTTAATGTTGTCGGTGTTCCGATGGATCAGGAACTGAAGACGATTCCAATTGGTTCATGGGAGACAGTAAGACAAGGTGAGAAATATAGCATTATTTCCGCTGGTCCTATGATTCAAGTGGCGGAAGAAGCTGCGGAAATGCTGAAACGCGACGGCATGCAGGTAAGTGTAATTAATGCCCGATTCTTCAAACCACTGGATCATGAGCTCTTAATGGAGCTGGCTCAGAATGATACGAAGATGATTGTACTTGAAGAAGCTTGTGAAGCAGGCAGCCTTGGTAGCAGCATACTTGAATTTTTCTCTGAAAAAGGAATGTATGAAGCAAAGGTTCACCTTATGGGGATTCCAGATTTGTTTGTTGAACACGGCAGTGTGAAGGAACAACGGGAAGAGGTCGGTCTTACGGCAGAATCCGTGTGTGAGGAAATGCGCAAGCTGAAGTTACAATATGCTTATGATCTTCCAAAGACAAGTCTGCCTTCCTGA
- a CDS encoding potassium channel family protein: MISFLLTLKRLIKGLFHGFKDKRFLALLTLTLATLLSGTLFYSSVENMSYIDALYFSAVTLTTVGHPTLTPVTTFGKLFTIIYMFAGIGITIAMIARITLGIVFPEKLGDERSEEEVSADPSEQ, translated from the coding sequence ATGATTTCATTTTTACTTACACTTAAGAGATTAATCAAAGGATTGTTTCATGGTTTTAAAGATAAAAGATTTCTTGCTCTTTTAACCTTGACCTTAGCTACCCTGCTCTCAGGAACTCTGTTTTATTCCAGTGTAGAGAATATGAGTTATATTGATGCGCTCTACTTTTCTGCAGTTACTCTAACAACTGTTGGTCACCCAACACTCACGCCGGTTACGACTTTTGGCAAGTTGTTTACGATCATTTACATGTTTGCAGGGATCGGTATTACAATAGCCATGATCGCTCGAATTACGCTTGGCATTGTTTTTCCAGAAAAGCTAGGCGATGAAAGATCTGAAGAAGAAGTATCTGCAGATCCATCTGAACAGTAA
- a CDS encoding polyprenyl synthetase family protein — protein sequence MTRPSVELYIQNIADLLMNELEQVIPADWDVPTHLKESMMYSLMAGGKRLRPVLVLAATEAFGVDRKAALPVAAAVEMVHTYSLIHDDLPAMDNDDYRRGRLTNHKVYGEAMAILAGDALLTHAFYSIIQSGRKYGIPADRLLDIVEDLSEYAGARGMVGGQVADMEGEQGMTSMSQLEYIHLHKTGDLMIFSLVAGGRIAGANEEQLDALRIFGRDLGLAFQIQDDILDLIGDEQKLGKKTQSDVAQQKVTYPYFIGMEESVAEVKRLTESAKDALIQGGIPDPTRLFEIADYLMKRDH from the coding sequence GTGACGAGACCTTCCGTAGAGCTCTATATCCAGAACATCGCTGACCTGCTCATGAATGAACTTGAGCAGGTTATACCAGCGGATTGGGATGTACCAACCCATTTAAAAGAATCGATGATGTACTCGCTGATGGCGGGTGGAAAAAGACTGCGCCCTGTCCTCGTGCTTGCAGCTACAGAAGCCTTTGGAGTAGACCGCAAAGCGGCCTTACCGGTAGCGGCTGCTGTAGAAATGGTGCATACGTATTCACTTATTCATGATGATCTTCCTGCAATGGATAATGATGATTATCGCAGAGGAAGACTCACGAATCATAAAGTGTACGGAGAAGCCATGGCAATCCTTGCAGGCGATGCACTGCTAACGCATGCTTTTTACAGTATCATTCAGTCGGGTAGAAAGTATGGTATCCCTGCAGATCGTCTACTTGATATTGTGGAAGATCTATCTGAGTATGCGGGTGCCCGCGGAATGGTCGGCGGTCAAGTTGCAGATATGGAAGGTGAGCAAGGAATGACCTCTATGTCTCAATTAGAATATATTCATCTTCACAAAACCGGAGATTTGATGATTTTCTCACTTGTAGCGGGAGGTCGCATCGCGGGAGCAAACGAAGAACAACTTGATGCTTTACGTATCTTTGGACGAGATTTGGGTCTTGCGTTCCAGATACAGGACGATATTCTTGATCTAATCGGTGATGAACAGAAACTCGGCAAGAAAACACAGAGTGATGTTGCTCAGCAGAAGGTAACCTATCCATACTTCATCGGGATGGAAGAATCCGTAGCTGAAGTGAAACGTCTCACAGAGTCGGCTAAGGATGCACTTATCCAAGGGGGAATTCCTGACCCAACGCGCCTATTTGAAATAGCAGATTATCTCATGAAACGAGATCATTAA
- the spoIVB gene encoding SpoIVB peptidase → MKLNLGKKLIGLIVVLSICLFGQTLLPVFSYASLPDELRLLAGRETHLEVSAPVDATVSDQSEVLQVKKETSSKLSVSARQHSIQLNPQQEGTTKLTWKLFGKIPLKTTDVHVVPDLKVVPGGQTIGVKVKSAGILVVGHHLVHVTSKDPVSPGEEAGIKLGDLLTHMNGKAITGVNAVADTVLESGKTKKPIDITLSRQGKVIKTKLTPVFDEEDQVWRLGLYIRDSAAGVGTLTFYAPDQGVYGALGHVITDMNTQTPIVVGSGEIVQSNVTSIAKSETGDPGEKRAIFTKESRILGNIERNTPFGIFGKMPVNPEHSLYQKPIPVAFAHEVKEGPAEILTVLEGQKVERFTVDVVHVSPQDHAATKGLVIRITDKRLIDKTGGIVQGMSGSPIIQNGKLIGAVTHVFVNDPKSGYGCFIEWMLEDAGVVIPNKQTMNLKAS, encoded by the coding sequence TTGAAGCTTAACCTTGGAAAGAAACTTATTGGCCTTATTGTTGTCTTATCTATCTGTCTGTTCGGACAGACCCTCTTGCCCGTGTTTAGTTATGCCTCATTGCCAGATGAGCTACGTTTGTTAGCCGGACGGGAAACACACCTTGAAGTATCTGCGCCCGTGGATGCGACCGTCTCTGATCAATCAGAGGTGCTGCAAGTAAAGAAGGAAACCTCCTCTAAACTTTCGGTTTCTGCCAGGCAACATTCCATTCAGTTGAATCCTCAACAAGAGGGGACGACAAAACTTACATGGAAGTTGTTTGGAAAAATCCCGCTAAAAACGACAGATGTGCATGTCGTGCCTGATTTGAAGGTAGTACCAGGGGGACAAACCATCGGTGTTAAGGTAAAGTCTGCCGGTATCCTGGTTGTAGGTCACCATTTGGTACACGTAACAAGTAAGGATCCTGTATCCCCAGGGGAAGAAGCAGGTATCAAACTGGGTGACTTATTGACTCATATGAATGGCAAAGCGATCACAGGGGTCAACGCGGTTGCTGATACCGTTCTTGAGTCAGGAAAGACGAAGAAACCCATTGATATTACCTTATCTCGTCAAGGAAAAGTCATCAAGACAAAGTTAACCCCTGTGTTTGATGAAGAAGATCAGGTTTGGCGTCTTGGCCTCTATATTAGGGACTCAGCCGCCGGTGTGGGTACTTTAACTTTCTATGCACCAGATCAAGGTGTGTATGGAGCTTTAGGTCATGTGATCACTGACATGAACACGCAAACGCCAATTGTGGTTGGCAGCGGCGAGATTGTCCAATCGAATGTTACTTCTATTGCGAAGAGCGAAACTGGCGATCCAGGTGAGAAACGAGCGATTTTTACGAAAGAAAGCAGAATTCTTGGAAATATCGAAAGAAATACTCCCTTTGGAATTTTTGGAAAAATGCCTGTGAACCCAGAACACAGTTTATATCAAAAGCCTATCCCTGTCGCATTTGCACATGAAGTGAAAGAAGGACCTGCTGAAATTTTAACGGTTCTCGAAGGACAAAAGGTGGAGCGATTTACGGTAGATGTCGTTCATGTCTCACCTCAAGATCATGCGGCTACAAAAGGACTTGTTATTCGTATTACTGATAAACGTCTAATTGATAAGACAGGTGGTATCGTACAAGGGATGAGCGGCAGCCCAATTATACAGAATGGCAAACTTATTGGAGCTGTAACCCATGTATTTGTGAATGACCCTAAATCGGGTTATGGATGTTTCATTGAATGGATGTTAGAAGATGCTGGCGTAGTAATCCCTAATAAGCAAACAATGAATCTTAAGGCGAGTTAA